AAACTTGCGAAAATATTGAAAAAAATTCAAATCTTTTATTTGAAAACAAAAATATTAAAAATATAATGATTAATAATAACAAAGATAAAATTTACTTTAGAGGAAGCATTGGGTCTCAAAAAGGTCTTTTTGAACTTGATATTTAAACATAATGCGAATCCGCAAATTAAAATGCGAATGCCACGAATATAATATAATGCGAATAATGTAAATTATTATTTATTATTCGCGTTATATTTGATTTGCAGAATTAGTGTATAATTCGCGAATTCGCATTATATCTCCAAATTCTTTAAATATTTTTTAAACTCGTCTTTTACTTCTTCATGTTTAAAAGCAAAATTGACATTAGCTTTCAAATATTCCAATTTATTTCCAGTGTCATAATAATCGCCTTCATAATGATAAGCGTAAACATCCCCTTTTTCCAACAAATCTTTTATTCCGTCGTTAATATAATATTCCCCGCCCTTGCCTGGTTTTAATTTTTCTAAAATAGGAAAAATTTGGGGGGTAAGTATATATCTCATCCCTGCGATAAATAAACCCTGCGGAGAAACTTTTTCTCCTTTTTTAATGTCTGGCTTTTCTATTGAATCTTCTACTTTATAGATTCTTTTCCCTATTTTTTTCCCATAAATATTTCCATATCTTGTTAAAAAACGATTTTCTGTTTTCTGCACTCCAACAATTGGACACTTATATTTATTATATATTTCTAAAAGTTGTTTTGTCGCCGGTATCTTGCTGTCAATCACGCTGTCCGCGTCAGAAAAAACAAACGGCTCGTTCCCAACAAATGCTTTAGCACATAATAAAGCATGAGCAGTGCCTAAAGGCGCTTGCTGTCTTACATAAGCAATATTTACCTTGCTTGGAATAGTCGTAATTTTTTCTAATAATTTTTCTTTGCCTCCTCTTTTCAAAGTATGCTCAAGCTCAAATAATCTATCAAAATGATTTTCAATAGAAATTTTGTATTTATTAACAACCAGAATTATATTTGTAATTCCGCTATTAATCATTTCCTCAACAATATATTCTAAAACAGGCTTATCAACGATCGGCATTAATTCTTTTGCCTGAACTTTTGTAACTGGCAAAAAACGAGTTCCAAAACCAGCAGCGATAATAACCGCTTTTTTAATTTTCATAAAATTTTTTTAAGCTTATTATAATTTATATTAAATTTAAGTTAACATAAAATTTGTAAATTTGCCGGAAATAGATAATCAAATCTTTTTTCTTGGATTTTTGTCAAAAAAATGTTTTACCCTGTATTTTATGGAATCTTTTAAATGCTGGCGCAACACACCGCTTTTAAAAAACTGATTAAAACCGCCCGCGCTGGATCTTTTTCCATCAGCGCAAACTTCTGTTTTTGAAAAATAAACAACCCTATAATTATTTTCCCACGCCTGAAAACAAATTTCAACATCAGACATAAACAAAAAATAATCCTCGCATAATCCATTAACTTTATCCCATAATTTCTTGCGGATAACAACGCAAGACGACTGTAGCCAATCAACATCTTGAATTTTATTATAATCAAGATGTTGCATTTCATCATATTTTACTTTGCTTTTTAATATCGGCAAATAACGCAAAAAAGTCCTTCGCGCGACTTGCAAATAAATTTTTGGGAAAGCTCTGATTGTCATCTCGACTTTTCCGCTTCTGTTTATTTGTTTTGGACCCAAAATTCCAATATCTTGATTATTATCCATATAATTTATCAACTTAGCAAAAATATTTTTCTTTTTCCATAAAATATCAGGATTAACTATAAGAATGTAATCTCCATCAATTTCATTTTTAACATCATTATGCGCTTTAGGATAACCGCTATTTTTTTTATTAATTTTTATTTTAATATTTTTATATTTTTCTAATTGCTTTAAAATATCAGCGTTTTTTTTATTACAAGAATTATCAATAATAATATTTTTAAAATTAAAATCAACTTTTTGCTCTAAAAGAGATTCCATATTTTCAAGAACTTGCGGCGCTTTTAAAAAATCAAGAATAATAATTGTGGCTTTAAAATTCATAAAGCTTTAATCTTTATTATATAAATCTTTTTACTGCTTTCCAATATAAATTAAAAATCGGATTCGCGATATATTTTAAAACAGGATTTTCTATCTGTTGAAAATCAATAACTCCAACCATTCCTTTTATTATTTTTCTGTCATTTATTTTTTTTAAATTTTGAACAAATTTTCTCTTTTTATAAATCAAAAAAATATTTTTAGGATTTAAAAAATAATAATAAACTTTTAATTTGGTCAAAAACCATTTATTTAAAATAGAGTAAGGAAGCATTCCAATTTCCATAAACAGCCATGCCGGAAAAATAATAAGCAATGTTTTAATTTCAAAAAATTCCAATAAAAAACGCAAACGATTCCTTTCCATGTAATAAATTTGCATAATCGCGCGCCCAAATTCGTGCTTATGGTAAATTATTGATTTTGGCGCCAAAACAAGGCGATATCCCATCAGCTTAATTTTAAAGCTTAATTCAATATCATCATGATACATAAAATAAGATTCGTCGCACATACCTGCTTTCAAAAATAATTTTTTTGATATTAAAAGCCCTGCTCCCGCTGCTGATATTATGTCAATAATCTTATCTCCAGTGTCATCTTTTTTACCGTCGCCAGCGCAATATCCAAAGCCAAGAAAAGTTATGCTATTCCCTTTTGAATTAAGCATATATTCTTCATTCACTGGCGGATGAAGCAATATTTTTGACTGAACAATACCAATTTTTTCGTCGCTTTCATATGCTTTAACAGCTTCTGTCAAAAAATCAAAATGAAATTCCGTATCCATATTCACAAAGAAAAAATAATCGTCAAATTCGTCTTCAATCGCTTTTCGCGCGCCAACATTATTCGCGTGCCCCCATCCATTGCCTTTTGATGGAACAATAACTGCTTCAGGCGCCAATTTTTTACACAAATTTATTGTTTCTGGGGTTGTAACATTATCAACAACATAAACGCGATAATTTTCTTTTGGGTAATTTAATTCAGTTAAACTCTCATATGACTTTTTTAAAAACCGTTTCGCATAATATTTATAATTTATCATTATTATTGCTATTTTTTTGTCCATATTTTATGTTTTTGCTTTGCTTTTAAAATTTAATTTATCTCCAATAAATAAAATAAAAATTCCAATATGCCAAGCTGATTTTAAAACCCAGCGCTGCCAGCCAGGATGCCATTTTTTAAAATATTTTAACATACTGTCGCGAAAATATTTCTGCGTTATTCCTCTTTCAACCTGCGCGAAGCTTTTGCCAACATAATCAACGCAACTGGCAACAGGAGTGTACATAACTTTCCAGCCAGCGTTTTTAACTTGTTTGCAAAAATCAACTTCTTCAAACCAAATAAAATATCTTTCATCTAATCCTTTTAATTTTTCTATGACTTCTTTGCGAATCATAAAAAAAGACCCGCGGACAGAATCAACTTCAGCTTCTTTGCTGTAATCAAAATTTT
The sequence above is a segment of the Patescibacteria group bacterium genome. Coding sequences within it:
- a CDS encoding UTP--glucose-1-phosphate uridylyltransferase; amino-acid sequence: MKIKKAVIIAAGFGTRFLPVTKVQAKELMPIVDKPVLEYIVEEMINSGITNIILVVNKYKISIENHFDRLFELEHTLKRGGKEKLLEKITTIPSKVNIAYVRQQAPLGTAHALLCAKAFVGNEPFVFSDADSVIDSKIPATKQLLEIYNKYKCPIVGVQKTENRFLTRYGNIYGKKIGKRIYKVEDSIEKPDIKKGEKVSPQGLFIAGMRYILTPQIFPILEKLKPGKGGEYYINDGIKDLLEKGDVYAYHYEGDYYDTGNKLEYLKANVNFAFKHEEVKDEFKKYLKNLEI
- a CDS encoding glycosyltransferase, with protein sequence MNFKATIIILDFLKAPQVLENMESLLEQKVDFNFKNIIIDNSCNKKNADILKQLEKYKNIKIKINKKNSGYPKAHNDVKNEIDGDYILIVNPDILWKKKNIFAKLINYMDNNQDIGILGPKQINRSGKVEMTIRAFPKIYLQVARRTFLRYLPILKSKVKYDEMQHLDYNKIQDVDWLQSSCVVIRKKLWDKVNGLCEDYFLFMSDVEICFQAWENNYRVVYFSKTEVCADGKRSSAGGFNQFFKSGVLRQHLKDSIKYRVKHFFDKNPRKKI
- a CDS encoding glycosyltransferase family 2 protein yields the protein MDKKIAIIMINYKYYAKRFLKKSYESLTELNYPKENYRVYVVDNVTTPETINLCKKLAPEAVIVPSKGNGWGHANNVGARKAIEDEFDDYFFFVNMDTEFHFDFLTEAVKAYESDEKIGIVQSKILLHPPVNEEYMLNSKGNSITFLGFGYCAGDGKKDDTGDKIIDIISAAGAGLLISKKLFLKAGMCDESYFMYHDDIELSFKIKLMGYRLVLAPKSIIYHKHEFGRAIMQIYYMERNRLRFLLEFFEIKTLLIIFPAWLFMEIGMLPYSILNKWFLTKLKVYYYFLNPKNIFLIYKKRKFVQNLKKINDRKIIKGMVGVIDFQQIENPVLKYIANPIFNLYWKAVKRFI